The following proteins come from a genomic window of Malus sylvestris chromosome 4, drMalSylv7.2, whole genome shotgun sequence:
- the LOC126619852 gene encoding patellin-6-like has protein sequence MEQKTPLQTLPEASPKPSKKSFVTSLMAPRNPSFQEDTYLVSNLKSSEKKALQELKDKLSASDSASAAMWGIPLLGNDEKADVVLLKFLRARDFRVPDSFAMITKCLAWRKEFGADGVVEEDLGFKELEGVVAYMHGYDKQGHPVCYNAYGVFKDKEMYERIFGDDEKLKKFLRWRVQVLERGINALHFKAGGINSIIQVTDLKDMPKRELRVASNQILSLFQDNYPEMVARKIFINVPWYFSVLYSMFSPFLTQRTKSKFVIAKEGNVAETLYKFIRPEDVPVQYGGLSRLSDAQNGPPKPASEFTVKGGEKVNIQIEGIEADATITWDIVVGGWDLEYTAEFVPNAEGSYTIQVEKPRKVMPSEEAIHNSFTPREAGKMVFSVDNSASRRKKVAAYRYIVRKSAPV, from the exons atGGAACAGAAAACCCCTCTGCAAACCCTCCCGGAAGCCTCCCCAAAACCCAGCAAGAAAAGCTTCGTCACATCTCTAATGGCCCCCCGCAACCCCTCCTTCCAAGAAGACACCTACCTTGTCTCCAACCTCAAATCATCCGAAAAGAAAGCCCTCCAAGAACTCAAAGACAAGCTCTCCGCCTCGGACTCCGCCTCCGCCGCCATGTGGGGCATTCCTCTTCTGGGCAACGACGAAAAGGCCGACGTTGTCCTCCTCAAGTTCCTCCGGGCCCGGGACTTCCGCGTCCCCGACTCCTTCGCCATGATTACCAAATGCCTGGCGTGGCGGAAGGAGTTCGGTGCCGACGGCGTCGTGGAGGAGGACTTGGGGTTCAAGGAGCTGGAGGGGGTGGTGGCCTACATGCACGGATACGACAAACAGGGGCACCCTGTCTGCTACAACGCCTATGGAGTTTTCAAAGATAAGGAAATGTATGAGAGGATTTTTGGGGACGATGAGAAGCTGAAGAAGTTTCTAAGGTGGAGGGTTCAGGTCCTTGAGAGGGGGATCAATGCCCTACATTTTAAGGCCGGCGGGATTAATTCGATTATTCAGGTCACTGATCTGAAGGACATGCCTAAGAGGGAGCTCAGAGTTGCGTCCAATCAGATCCTCTCTCTGTTTCAGGACAACTACCCTGAAATGGTCGCAAGAAAG ATTTTCATCAATGTGCCATGGTACTTCAGTGTGTTGTATTCTATGTTCAGCCCATTTCTGACTCAAAGAACAAAGAGCAAGTTTGTGATAGCAAAGGAAGGAAATGTTGCAGAAACACTCTACAA GTTCATAAGGCCCGAGGACGTTCCGGTTCAGTACGGCGGCCTGAGTCGACTGAGTGATGCGCAAAACGGCCCCCCCAAACCGGCTTCCGAGTTCACCGTCAAAGGAGGAGAGAAAGTGAACATACAGATTGAGGGGATTGAG GCTGATGCAACAATCACATGGGACATAGTAGTGGGAGGGTGGGACTTGGAGTACACTGCAGAGTTTGTGCCAAATGCAGAAGGCAGCTACACCATCCAAGTGGAGAAGCCAAGAAAAGTGATGCCCTCCGAAGAAGCAATCCACAACTCCTTCACTCCTCGTGAAGCAGGGAAGATGGTTTTCTCAGTCGACAACTCTGCCTCCCGCCGGAAAAAGGTAGCTGCATATCGCTACATTGTCCGTAAATCCGCCCCCGTCTAA